In Arachis hypogaea cultivar Tifrunner chromosome 17, arahy.Tifrunner.gnm2.J5K5, whole genome shotgun sequence, a single window of DNA contains:
- the LOC112763978 gene encoding uncharacterized protein: MVILFPIHFLEDGVRKVSKLFVKEAIALSSNTKIVLPFNKELQPIGQAAGLLSGFIGSLGADYSQFPIHLDSWKQRVFYYEDDARGKIKHDILKRIGKNWKDHRCYKETRTYEENLRHHPKGIDKNEWKKFVDYRQREDTKEREQGRPVGRGELFIMTHKKKDGSYIHPEARVVSEAIANVERQDGSSKHLSQNDSLAQVLGKEHPGRVRVLGAGPCPTQVFGNAAGQPSGSAESNAEDKRMITELTAKLEEERAKRQSIHKVLGYVVQQLGGNLPVEIAAELAFSGSTPDSSCGGPSSSGNHDPQQKF; this comes from the exons ATGGTAATTTTGTTTCCCATACACTTCTTAGAGGACGGCGTGAGAAAAGTTTCTAAGCTGTTTGTGAAGGAGGCTATAGCACTCTCATCCAATACAAAGATAGTACTCCCATTTAACAAAGAGCTGCAACCGATTGGTCAGGCGGCAGGATTATTGAGTGGTTTCATAGGGAGTTTGGGTGCGGATTATTCCCAGTTCCCCATACACTTAGACAGTTGGAAGCAG CGGGTCTTTTACTATGAGGACGATGCCAGAGGGAAAATAAAACACGATATTTTGAAGAGGATAGGAAAGAACTGGAAGGATCATAGGTGTTACAAAGAAACAAGGACTTATGAGGAAAATCTTAGGCATCACCCAAAAGGAATAGACAAAAATGAATGGAAAAAGTTCGTTGACTATCGCCAGAGGGAAGATACAAAG GAGAGAGAGCAAGGAAGGCCCGTTGGTAGAGGAGAGTTGTTTATCATGACTCATAAGAAAAAAGATGGCTCGTATATCCATCCCGAAGCGCGTGTTGTTAGT GAAGCAATTGCAAATGTTGAGAGGCAGGATGGATCCTCTAAGCACCTTTCACAAAATGACTCGCTAGCACAAGTTCTCGGAAAGGAGCACCCAGGACGAGTTCGTGTCCTAGGTGCTGGACCATGTCCCACCCAAGTCTTTGGTAACGCTGCTGGACAACCGTCGGGTTCTGCAGAGTCCAATGCAGAGGACAAGAGGATGATTACAGAATTGACGGCTAAGCTAGAAGAAGAGCGGGCGAAGAGACAGTCAATACATAAGGTCTTGGGATATGTAGTCCAACAGCTAGGAGGTAATTTGCCAGTTGAGATTGCTGCAGAGCTGGCTTTTTCGGGCAGTACACCGGACTCGTCATGCGGAGGGCCATCTTCATCTGGCAATCACGACCCGcaacaaaaattttga